The Pseudorhodobacter turbinis genome contains a region encoding:
- a CDS encoding N-acetylmuramoyl-L-alanine amidase gives MRAILAVWAMMLMLLPAWGQELSAIARLDVAGSQVQDKGRGVALSLAISQPVPWRVRVLDNPPRLVLDTREVDFSQAASLPRSGARVVDLRAGVFRPGWSRLVLELSGPMAVKSAAMTTGEAVQIDVTLAPTDADSFAALAAKSEPEGWALPEPADLPKRGLRAGGPMIVVLDPGHGGLDPGAEHGDYLEAHLMLTFAREFKDYLQRSGDYQVILTRDEDVFVPLETRISIARAAGADVLLSLHADALAEGEASGATIYTLSKAAIDTAARLLAERHDRDDLLAGVDLTEQDDMIANVLMDMARAETLPKVGRLAESLKTAIKAEGIAMHSRPVQSGEFSVLKSPDIPSVLIELGFLSSRRDLARIVDPAWRRRMIASLHQGLAQWAAHEAALAGAAKH, from the coding sequence TGCTGCTCCCCGCTTGGGGGCAAGAGCTTTCTGCCATCGCGCGTCTGGATGTGGCGGGGTCACAGGTACAAGACAAGGGGCGCGGGGTCGCGCTGTCGCTGGCGATTTCGCAACCGGTGCCATGGCGCGTGCGCGTGCTGGACAATCCGCCGCGGTTGGTGCTCGACACCCGAGAGGTTGACTTCTCACAAGCCGCCAGCCTGCCGCGTAGTGGGGCGCGGGTGGTGGATCTGCGCGCGGGGGTGTTTCGCCCCGGCTGGTCGCGGCTGGTGCTGGAACTTTCCGGCCCGATGGCGGTGAAATCGGCGGCGATGACCACCGGCGAGGCCGTGCAGATTGATGTGACCTTGGCACCAACCGATGCCGATAGCTTTGCTGCATTGGCCGCCAAGTCCGAGCCGGAGGGCTGGGCGCTGCCCGAACCGGCCGATCTGCCAAAGCGCGGCCTGCGGGCAGGCGGGCCGATGATCGTGGTGCTTGACCCGGGCCACGGCGGGCTTGACCCAGGGGCAGAGCATGGCGATTACCTTGAGGCGCATCTGATGCTGACCTTCGCGCGGGAATTTAAAGATTACCTTCAGCGCAGCGGCGACTATCAGGTGATCCTGACCCGCGATGAGGATGTTTTCGTGCCGCTGGAAACCCGGATTTCCATTGCCCGGGCCGCAGGGGCGGATGTGCTGTTGTCGTTGCATGCCGATGCATTGGCCGAAGGTGAAGCGTCGGGGGCGACGATCTATACCCTGTCAAAAGCGGCGATCGACACTGCTGCCAGATTGCTGGCCGAGCGTCATGACCGCGATGATCTGCTTGCAGGTGTGGATTTGACGGAACAAGACGATATGATCGCAAATGTGTTGATGGATATGGCACGGGCCGAAACCTTGCCCAAGGTCGGCCGGCTGGCAGAATCGCTTAAAACCGCGATCAAGGCCGAGGGGATAGCGATGCACAGCAGGCCTGTTCAGTCTGGCGAGTTTTCAGTTCTCAAAAGCCCTGATATCCCGTCGGTGTTGATCGAACTGGGGTTTTTATCCTCACGGCGGGATCTTGCGCGGATTGTCGATCCGGCATGGCGGCGGCGGATGATCGCCTCACTGCACCAAGGCCTTGCGCAATGGGCTGCACACGAGGCCGCCTTGGCCGGTGCCGCCAAGCACTGA